One window of Candidatus Poribacteria bacterium genomic DNA carries:
- a CDS encoding site-specific DNA-methyltransferase — translation MRPEVRTVDETLRLPTDTILCGDAYALIRDLPDESVDLAITSPPYYKQRDYGAGIGDEPDVQGYVDQLVKLFQQCVRVIKPEGNIVFNVGDKYEDASLLLVPYRFAQAALATGIARLVNQITWVKQNPTPRQFKRRLVSSTEPFFHFAKADDYYYDSAAFQSRRSKHPPKRSGSRVGESYFALIDRSELTPEQKARARAALAEAIQEVHDGRIVDLRMKIRGIHAEAFGGQSGGRQMHMERDGFTIIRLRGEALKRDVIVSPVENIKGANHPAIYPVQVIVEFVRLLSPAGGIVLDPFMGFGSTAMACVMTNRRYIGFELNPEYCAAASHRLAEAPAALF, via the coding sequence ATGCGACCGGAGGTCCGAACTGTGGACGAGACGCTCCGTCTTCCCACCGACACGATCCTGTGCGGCGATGCGTATGCGCTCATCCGAGACCTGCCCGACGAGAGCGTCGATCTGGCCATCACCTCGCCGCCGTACTACAAGCAACGAGACTATGGGGCGGGCATCGGCGATGAGCCCGACGTCCAAGGCTACGTCGATCAGCTCGTGAAGCTGTTCCAGCAGTGCGTACGGGTCATCAAGCCCGAAGGCAACATCGTCTTCAACGTCGGTGACAAGTACGAAGACGCCAGTCTGCTGCTGGTTCCCTACCGGTTCGCCCAAGCGGCGCTGGCAACCGGAATCGCCCGGCTGGTCAACCAGATCACGTGGGTCAAGCAGAACCCGACGCCGCGCCAGTTCAAGCGCCGCCTGGTCAGCAGTACGGAGCCCTTCTTCCACTTCGCTAAGGCGGACGACTACTACTACGATAGCGCGGCGTTCCAGTCGCGACGGTCCAAGCACCCCCCGAAGCGCTCCGGCAGTCGAGTGGGCGAAAGCTACTTCGCACTGATCGACCGATCCGAGTTGACGCCGGAGCAGAAGGCTCGTGCGCGCGCCGCCCTCGCCGAAGCCATCCAGGAGGTCCACGACGGCCGGATCGTCGATCTCCGCATGAAGATCCGCGGCATTCACGCCGAGGCGTTCGGAGGACAGAGCGGCGGCAGACAGATGCACATGGAGCGCGATGGTTTCACCATCATCCGACTGCGCGGCGAGGCGCTCAAGCGCGACGTAATCGTCAGCCCTGTGGAGAACATCAAGGGCGCAAACCATCCCGCGATCTATCCGGTCCAAGTGATCGTCGAGTTCGTGAGACTCCTGTCGCCAGCGGGCGGCATCGTATTGGACCCATTCATGGGCTTCGGTTCGACGGCGATGGCGTGCGTCATGACGAACCGCCGCTACATCGGCTTTGAACTGAATCCGGAATACTGCGCAGCAGCGTCACATCGTCTCGCGGAAGCTCCCGCCGCCCTGTTCTGA
- a CDS encoding aminoglycoside phosphotransferase family protein, with translation MDSESIIGDELIAWCSSVVGPCVLFDTHERYHGRTGVARVVAGSTAYYLKVYRDRSTWAVESRALAEWAPAFSSHAPRLVAVREGDPCATLISELAGRSMGEVELSDRQARAVWRDAGSALVALHALSPAERFGPSSGSAETYVDEVDYIASELSRLARNAHQRSLLSGRELTVVHEAREMAPIFAGESAVPCHRDFCPANWLVLEDGTWSGVIDFEFACGDVRASEFARYPDWEWIHRPDRVDALLEGYGLPIPEDQLWVARVLYAVGAVVWGAENAFLGFAAEGRDALRHLHDTA, from the coding sequence ATGGATTCCGAGTCCATCATCGGCGATGAGCTGATCGCTTGGTGCTCGTCGGTAGTGGGACCGTGCGTCCTGTTTGATACGCACGAGCGGTACCACGGGAGAACCGGCGTCGCGCGAGTCGTGGCTGGATCGACTGCCTACTACCTCAAGGTCTACCGGGATCGGTCGACGTGGGCGGTCGAGTCGCGCGCCTTGGCGGAATGGGCTCCCGCGTTCAGTTCGCACGCTCCCCGATTGGTCGCCGTTCGTGAAGGCGACCCCTGTGCAACCCTGATATCCGAGCTCGCTGGCAGATCGATGGGCGAGGTCGAGCTCTCCGACAGACAGGCGCGCGCTGTCTGGCGGGATGCCGGTTCCGCCCTCGTAGCCCTCCATGCGCTGTCGCCGGCCGAGCGCTTCGGTCCGTCGAGCGGCTCTGCCGAGACGTATGTCGATGAGGTGGACTACATTGCGTCGGAGTTGAGCCGACTCGCGCGGAATGCCCACCAACGGAGTCTGCTCAGCGGACGGGAGCTCACCGTCGTGCACGAAGCCCGCGAGATGGCTCCCATCTTCGCTGGCGAGTCCGCTGTGCCGTGCCACCGCGACTTCTGCCCCGCCAACTGGCTCGTGCTCGAAGACGGAACCTGGTCCGGCGTGATCGACTTCGAGTTCGCGTGCGGAGACGTCCGCGCATCGGAGTTCGCCCGTTATCCCGATTGGGAGTGGATCCATCGCCCCGACCGAGTCGATGCCTTGCTCGAGGGCTACGGTCTGCCCATACCGGAGGACCAGCTCTGGGTCGCACGCGTGTTGTATGCGGTCGGTGCCGTCGTATGGGGAGCCGAGAACGCGTTTCTCGGCTTCGCTGCCGAGGGTCGAGACGCGTTGAGGCATCTGCACGATACTGCCTGA